The Dokdonia sp. 4H-3-7-5 genomic interval TTTTTTGTCGCATTTATTGTGTCTGTAAAGAAGGGACAATATGATGACACCTATACGCCATCTGTGCGTATGCTTTTTGATGACGAGTTAGTAAAAGAAAAAAGTGCTCCTACAACGCCTGATATTATTGAAAAATCCATCCAAATAAAAGAGTAACTAATCAAACTATGGAAGTACAACAATTCTATTACGATAACAAGATCGTACGAAAATTTATAGTGGCTACAATGTTCTGGGGCATCGTAGGGATGAGCATAGGGCTACTTCTAGCCTTTATGTTTTTATTCCCTAATGTAACAGACGGCATCTCGTGGTTGAGTTTTGGGCGTTTACGTCCGTTACACACTAATGCAGTAATATTTGCCTTTGTAGGTAATGCTATTTTTGCAGGTGTATATTATTCTTCACAGCGTTTGCTTAAAGCTCGTATGTGGAAAGACTGGCTTAGTAATGTAAACTTCTGGGGATGGCAAGCCATCATTGTAGGGGCAGCAATTACACTTCCGCTAGGGTTTACTACATCAAAGGAGTATGCAGAGCTGGAGTGGCCATTTGATATTGCGATTGCTCTTATATGGGTAGCTTTTGGAGCCAATTTGATAGGTACTATCCTTAAAAGAAGACAGCGTCACTTGTATGTTGCTATATGGTTTTACTTAGCAACCTTTGTTACCGTTGCAGTACTGCATATTGTAAATAGTATGGAGCTTCCAGTAAGTGCTCTTAAGAGTTACTCTATGTATGCTGGAGTGCAAGATGCACTGGTACAGTGGTGGTATGGACACAATGCGGTTGCATTTTTCTTAACTACGCCTTTCTTAGGGTTGATGTATTACTTTGTACCTAAGGCAGCAAACAGACCTGTGTATTCTTATAGGCTTTCTATTGTACACTTCTGGTCACTTATATTTATCTATATCTGGGCGGGTCCTCACCACTTATTATATTCTGCATTGCCAGACTGGGCACAGAATCTTGGTGTTGCATTCTCCATCATGCTTCTTGCTCCATCATGGGGAGGAATGATAAACGGACTACTTACACTACGTGGAGCGTGGGATAAAGTACGCACAGATCCTGTTCTTAAATTTATGGTTGTTGCGATTACTGGTTATGGTATGGCAACCTTTGAAGGGCCTATGCTCTCGCTCAAAAATGTAAATGCGATCGCTCACTTTAGTGATTGGATTATTGCTCACGTACACGTAGGTGCACTTGCTTGGAATGGTTTCTTCACATTTGGTATGGTGTACTGGATGGTTCCAAAATTATTTAAGACAAAATTATGGTCTACTAAGTTAGCCAACTTCCACTTCTGGATAGGAACGTTAGGTATTATACTATATGCATTACCTATGTATGTTGCTGGTTTTGTACAAGCCTTTATGTGGAAACAATTTAATCCAGATGGAACGCTTACCTACGGTAACTTCTTAGAAACAGTAAGTGAGATTATCCCTATGTACTGGATGCGTGCTATAGGTGGTAGTATGTTTATTGTAGGAGCCCTTATAGGTGTTTATAATATGATCATGACTGCTCGTGCAGGTAGCAACGTTACAGATGAACTTGCAGAGGCTGCTCCTTTACCTAAAGTAACAAAGAAACGTACCTCAAAAGAAGGATACCATACATGGTTAGAAAGACGCCCGGTAAAGCTTACCATTTTTGCAACTATCGCTATTCTTATTGGAGGTATGGTACAAATTATACCATCACTTATTGTTGATGATTATATCCCAGTGATATCAAGTGTGAAACCATATTCACCACTAGAGCTACAGGGTAGAGATATTTATATACGTGAAGG includes:
- the ccoN gene encoding cytochrome-c oxidase, cbb3-type subunit I produces the protein MEVQQFYYDNKIVRKFIVATMFWGIVGMSIGLLLAFMFLFPNVTDGISWLSFGRLRPLHTNAVIFAFVGNAIFAGVYYSSQRLLKARMWKDWLSNVNFWGWQAIIVGAAITLPLGFTTSKEYAELEWPFDIAIALIWVAFGANLIGTILKRRQRHLYVAIWFYLATFVTVAVLHIVNSMELPVSALKSYSMYAGVQDALVQWWYGHNAVAFFLTTPFLGLMYYFVPKAANRPVYSYRLSIVHFWSLIFIYIWAGPHHLLYSALPDWAQNLGVAFSIMLLAPSWGGMINGLLTLRGAWDKVRTDPVLKFMVVAITGYGMATFEGPMLSLKNVNAIAHFSDWIIAHVHVGALAWNGFFTFGMVYWMVPKLFKTKLWSTKLANFHFWIGTLGIILYALPMYVAGFVQAFMWKQFNPDGTLTYGNFLETVSEIIPMYWMRAIGGSMFIVGALIGVYNMIMTARAGSNVTDELAEAAPLPKVTKKRTSKEGYHTWLERRPVKLTIFATIAILIGGMVQIIPSLIVDDYIPVISSVKPYSPLELQGRDIYIREGCVGCHSQMVRPFRSEVERYGEYSKAGEYVYDHPFLWGSKRTGPDLMRVGGKYSDNWHLNHFYDPQSTSSGSIMPSYKWLLRRELDKDLTETKMEAMVTLGVPYTPEDIANAQESMTAQGIAIEKNLYSDPDFAKTHEADKKYAEENGEDFVEMRNREVVALIAYIQRLGTDIKVKNADGTTSILND
- the ccoS gene encoding cbb3-type cytochrome oxidase assembly protein CcoS, encoding MSIIYMLLAISVVVALVFFVAFIVSVKKGQYDDTYTPSVRMLFDDELVKEKSAPTTPDIIEKSIQIKE